gCAGGCCTCCACGTTGAATTGAGAAGCCGAAAACTGAGTAAATTCTTATTGACTTGAAGTAAATAGAGGCCAAGTTTAACAacacaaaactacaacaaaataCCTGTTTTTAATAACTCCCACACAACTCGTGCATTGTAAACAAAGGTCTATGTTCAAGATGCAAACACATGCGGTTTTGCTAGAACACGTCTGCCACTTCTGTCTTATGACTTCTCATGACAGTAGTCATTTTaagggtgaagtattcctttaatacAGCAAATAATTTAAGAGTGTATCTTCCATGTTAGAAGATAATGATGTTTTGCAATTCTTTTCCAGGCCCTTGTGAGAAAATCCATGATGAAAATCTTAGAATAACGTAAGTTCTGATTGTGCTCTCTAACATCATTTGTGTGCGTCTTGATATTTCCACATAATAACCTCCTTCTGTCCCACTCTGTGCAGGTATGAGAAGAGCTCTCGGTTCATGAAGGAGGGCTATGAGCGGGACTTCCTGCGCTATTTGCAGTCGCTCCTGGCAGAGGTGGAACGGCGGATTCGCAGAGGCCATGCCCGGCTCGCACTTTCCCAGGCCCAGCAGAATGCAGGGGTTTGTGCTTTTGGTTTTGGCACTGTGCTTATCACTTTGTTTTTAAGGCTATATCtttttgtcatcttttatttccatctgtgcgatggagaaaaaaaatcatggcctgtgtgttttacctgagacattgtatttatttatttcttcaggGTCCTGGTCCATCAGGAAAGAATGAGGAAAAGGCCCAGGTTCTAACGGAGAAGATTGAAGACCTAGTTTTACAggtttgtaaataaaatgttgaaataagtgACGGATATTTTAATAATGGATTAGTGCATATTAGCCTTAGTATTATTTAAGGAACTAGGCTGTACTGTTATGTGAATGTCTGTCACATATCATTTCCAAGATTTACCAAAGCTAGATTTACCAACATGGGTTACATAATCTGTCTTTACAAAACCTTGTTTGATATGATGTTAAACTTGAAGCCTCAGGAATCTATTTTTCAGTGTTATTGTTAAATGGCTGACGTGGCTCTGTTTTGCTGTTGCTCAGATTGAGGAGCTCGGGTCGGagggcagagtggaggaggcCCAGGGAATGATGAAGCTggtggagcagctgaaggaggagagggagctgCTCAGCTCCACCCCCTCGGTGAGTCAGTTACCTCCAGGCCAATTGGCCCACAGACGCTGCTTAGGATTGTAGGCACTGCTCATGTAATATTATCGGTtgacaaacatgttttgttctaatacaaaatatcaaagtCAAACTAAGCTTGGGCTGAAAATGAGTCCATCAGTTTCACTGACATTCATCATCTAGAGTCAACAACAATATTCAGATTTTCATCAATCGTCCTCAGTATCAAACCTCTGCAAATAATACGAGCAGTTGTGCTCAGAGGCTGAACTATGTTGCTCATTACATCGTTTTTGTACCGTTTCTCCAGACCATCGAGAGCTTTGCAGCCCAGGAGAAACAGATGGaggtgtgtgaggtgtgtgggGCTTTTCTCATTGTGGGTGACGCACAGTCCCGAGTGGACGACCACTTGATGGGCAAGCAACACATGGGCTACGCCAAGATCAAATCCACTGTGGAGGAGCTCAAGGTAAGAGGGTCACATGACACAGGAAATCTAAACATGATCAGATGCAGCAGAAGTTATTGGGTCAATGTTGCACTAGAACAAGAAATGGAAGTCAGTTTGACAATCGCATAAAAGctcaaatgttttacttttaaaatgttcatgtgtTTATCAAAGCCACAATGTGTTATACAGAGTATTAACAGTGTTACAAGAGAAGACATTGATGCATATTTCTTGTCCCCTACTCTTTACAAGTGAATGATTAATATGACGTTATTCCATCTTAACTATTTTAGATTTTGGCTCTGGTTTAAAATGTACCGATCAACTGGTCATAACTAATTTGGATCCTCTTGCTTCTTTTCTGTCAGGAGAAACTACGTCGCCGCTCAGAGGACCCCCAGGGTGAAAGCCCAGCGCTTAAGAAGGACAGAGAAGACCGCGAGCGTgaaagggaggaaagggagaaaaagcgcaaagaggaggaagagaaggagaaggagcgtgagaaagagaaggagcgtgagaaggagaaggaaaaagagaaggagcGTGAacgggagagagacagagaacgggacagagatagagatcgagacagggagagggacCGGGACCGGAGGGTGCGTCGAAGCAACTCCAACAGCCGCCACTCCAGTCGAGCatcagacaggaagaggagcagatCCCGAGAACGCCGGCGGTCCAGGAGCCGAGacaaggagagggagagggaacgCAAACGCAGCAGGTATGGATGACTCCCTGTACCACATTAACCACCAGTATCAGTATTGATGCTGCAATAACGGTAATGTGTGACCATAAAAGGACAGAGCACCTTTGCTTGCTTCTGTAATTGAAGTTAGGCTTGTTATCAAAACATGTTGCAGGCCTTTTGgtcaatgacctttttttcttttctttttttttcttttttttgcaaagctAATTTTAAACTGCATTTGTGGACTGTGGTGTGTTCATTTTGGAACCCTGGTGATTCATGTGTGCATCCAGCTTGCTGCTCGTTGTACTTATTCAGATTATGAATACTACTCCTCGACTGCCATGATAGAAActtctttttaaatggaaaatgttgaATTAGAAATGTTCTCTTCTCCAGTATTGAGAAGTGATGGGGAAAtaataatcctgtaaatgtaGCCATACACCCAAAAGCTAAATGTACCAACTCACCTCAGAAGCCCAGAGAACATTCTCCCATGTAGTGATGGGACTCCTCCTCTGgttattaaacataaaacactacaaaacaaatctgtgcaCCATAACTTTGTGTGCCGATGCATGAGGAGATTATTAAACAgcagaatttagtttttttaaataccttcTTCCACTTGTTTGCTTAGTAACTTATTCCCCTCCCTCTTTTTATAGGAGCCgggacagagacagggagaggaggcGCAGCCGTGAGCGCTCCGACAGAAAGCGTCGCTCCCGCAGTCGTGACAGGAAGAGGTCACGGAGCTCAGAGCGCAAATCTCACCGCCATCGCAGCCGCAGCAAGGACCGGGAccgagaggagaagagagacagggacagagagcgGTCATCAAAAGACAAAGGTGAGGACTCGGGAATAGTTTTTGTCATTACTACATGTGAAATCACACTCCTGGACTGACGCTTGGTgctgtgtttttgctttgaGTGTGTGCAGATTTCAACAGTTGACCAACAAGGAGAAAGTGTTGCCTTTTGATtgatgtgtatataaatatgcaaTGTTTTCCCAGACCGTAaggtgacagaggagaggagcagctcTAAGAAAGACAAGCACTCTGACGGTGATGCAGCTGCCATCAAGGCTTCGTCCGAAGCGGAACCGATGGAGACAGAGGCGGCTGCCTCCGCCTCCGCCTCCCTCGGCTTAACGGCCAGCAAGAGCTCCTCCAATCTGAAGGTGACACTCAGTCCAATTAAAACTGATCTGATAGGACCTCAGATCAGGCTCAGGTAAGTgcgtcctcctcctcgctccccCTGGCTCTCAACCCAACCCCCTTCCCCTTCCCACGACCCCCCATCTCCCCTACCCACCCCCACCCTACCTCTCCCACCCTGTTTACGTTCAGTTTAATGCCTATGATTTTGTCTTATGTACTATGTGCATATATCTTTATCCTGTTTTCGAATAGTGCATCATAAGTATGCACTGAAGATGAAGGACTAGGCCCGATGAATGAGAAGAAGGTAgaaaacaatcacacaaaccCCAGAGGGAAAGGCCAGTGTAGCCCTGAGCAAACATGCCCGGAGGTACCCCTCGTTTTGTATCGGTTTTTGATACTTATAGATGTATATGTCTTTGTGGacaaaatggcagaaaaaaTATGAACCAGTTCAATCAAATTTCTGCCTGTATTGacctgtttgtttatttttcttttgttattttcacttttaagtAGGAAAATGTAGTAATTTTGATTTGCTGAGATATTGCACTCGCTATAGGAAGACAACTCAGCCACTGTGTGTCTACATgttgatatatacatatacatgtatataaatcATGGAGATATCTCCTGCTcatatgtaaacacacaggcaTACCTCTAGTCTAAGGTGTATGTGGAAAAACAAGCCATTTTGCCGTAATCATAACTCAAATGCCATGGATTTGTTGTCCAGCTTACTGTGCCTGATAATgccatgcagtgtgtgtttggggggtgTCATAGCACCGGGGGCCTTACGTAACTAACTAACTGGAGGGTAGGGTTTATCAAATGAATTGCAGCTGACTTCCATACCTCACACAGCGTTGGTGTTGTGAGCGAGACCACATGAGAAAAGGGCAAATTAAAAATCATGGATACTCTGACTGTCAAACTGTGCAGGTACTCACCCCAGGTACTCCTTTCTCTACCCACATCCATTTCTGAATGCTGTtgcctgtcagaaaaaaaacaacaattctgTACTTCTCCACAACATGAACTTGAAAGCTtgaatgtgtatattttttattgtgtttttgtttttcgaTTTAGTAactttcaaaatatgttttggggAAAAGGTCGTTTTATAGAAATGtcagagacacatttttaaatgcttagatGCACAGACAGCCTTCTTGATATACTTATGCCAAATGCTAAAGTTGTCACTTAAGTGTAGATGTCCCCATAGTGGTGTTCAGGGATAAAGTTTTGTtaggatattttttatttatattacaacTGTTCAGTTAGTTGGTCATTGAATCTGCTTGCAAAAATATGTCAAGTGCACTTAAGCATTGGCATAAGGAATCTCAAACAGGCATGTCACTGTTTTTAAAACGTTAGGGTTTGAGGTCAAAATTTTATTGAGATAGATTTTAAGTGCAAAGGTCTAATGAAAATACTACAGTTACAGAAACagtaaatatttacaatattttattctgGCCAAATTCTACTTTTTGGTATTTGGATACATTTGTGCAGTATTAATGGTGTCTCTTGTTTACAATCTACACTTTCCTCTGTGGCTAAATTGAGGGATATACATCTCACCAGTAGTCTTAATATAGATGGTATTGTTGGAACAGTAGCAGCAGATGTTGCTAAAAGTTCTTGTTGTGGGACCTTTACTGACATTGCATTTTGTGAACATTTCTGTTCAACAGGGGAAGCTGGGATATCTGATGGAGGAAGAAGCCGAAGAGCGCAGCCAACCTTGTCCTGATTCTGACACTTCGCTGCTTAAAAACAAGGTGAACCACAGACGTGTAGTGgcttatttaaaaacatgaccatacatatgtaaatgaggagagggggaagaaaatACATTGATCTTCATGTTCCATCACCTGTCTATCTCCTGGCTGGATGAGGGTAGTTGTGGTTCATCTGATGTATTACTTGGTCTAGATGTCAAACCAGGCATCACTTTGAATACCAAACTTAGAGAAGTTCATTATGGGTTTTTGtgttcttattttgaaaaaccttTACAcatcctccttgttttttgacatttagtgaaaatgaaataaataaaaaaaaaaataaacagtgcttgtggtttgttttggtttgtcagGTCCCACTTCactccccttttttttaagtcaattGAAAGCGTATGTACAatgtctcttttctcctccacttAGAGCTCACATTGATTGCTCTTGTCCCCTCACTGTAAAATATACTGATTTAATTTTGATCAAACGATTTCAAAGACTGAAGATTCGTTTAATTTTGCTCTGCTATTAATGTCCATGTTGTCTCGATgaataaaaagtcaatatttgaaaatgttgcagCGTTTCTTTTCCCGCCATTGGGAAACAACATCTAGAAAAAAGATGtaattgcatgttttctttaagtgGTTTCAGACCGGTGTGGGGTTTGCTGTTTGAAGTCACTCCTGCACTTTGCTCTTCCCATGAAGGGGGAATGTGTTCCTCAATCGTTTTCCTACCATGATCAAATTACACACAAAGATCTGCCATATAGAAGCAGGTTACCAGGAAAACTTTACTGAATCAAAAATGTTGTGAagtgaaatgcaaaaaagaCTCAAAGTTATCACTGCTGTGTTAACCGGCTTTTTAACCGGCCAGCTCTTGTTGCCATGTTTGTAATGTGATTTATTCAAATATCGACCTGTTCCTGAGCCGCAGAAGCACCCGTTAGTTTATTCATGGTGCTGAATGGTAGGTCtgtgaatataaatacatatgttttCCCCTCCAGTTTCTCTCCTATTCCTCTCCTCTTGTAACTCAATGAGAACACTGCACAAGTGTCCTGTTTCTGCCAACCTAGTAAGCAAGACATGGATGCAAACGGTGAAATGAATCCTGGCTCAAAGCCGCCGCCTGCCTCGATTCAATTTTCATTCATCAGCAGTTGCAGCGTTTCTTGCTCATTAATGCTCGACACTTAAGTGTGCTGTCTTGCTGATAAAGTCAAAGGATGCAATTGAGTGATTGACCTTCAAAACGGGTCTAtttccagatattttttttaccctcgtCATACTTTGGCTCTAAAAATGGTAACGTCACAGTGATTCATGTCACAGCAGAAACAATCCGTGAGTAGTAGCATCATCTAGTGCCAGTGGACTGTCGGGTACATGACGTTCACATCTTCATCTCACAAAAATAAGTTGTTTCTCACCGTGCGGTTCTGCCCCCCCGACGCTGCCCACATACCAGGCCTGGTGCTTTTCCTTGGTACTGACCTTTACAGAGCAGGAGCCTGTGGAGGAAGCAGTAGGAGTTTATTAGGGTTCATTTGAGTGTAATTAATATCTACAGTAATCCACAAGCCTAATCCTGCAGATTCACAACGACTGAAATAAACTTAATAACTTTGTGATGCGAAAGGTCAGGATGGTGTGACAGATTAATAACCAATCTTCACGAACATAAtctaaagcaataaaaaagacTCAAGATTGTTTTAATGGTGTTTTAAACTCTGCAAAAATATAGTTTCTATGGTTACGTGACTAGTTTGCAGTAGTAGCTGTTGACGGATTGAGTTTAATAAACCGACCAACCATCCTCAGACATGTCCAAAGTTCCTTCTCAGGTTAAGAGTGTGATTATGGCGTTTAAGATTATAATTACCTTCTGCTCAAAAGGCTTGAAATTAAAACTGCCTCTTGGCCTTTggcaacatttttgttttgcccCATTATTCCCATTGTCAGCTGGGAAATACCAGTTTTACAAAAGACTCAATGGAGTTCAATTAGTGTAAATAAATAGCTTTGGGTGTTGTACTCCACAAGCAAATTATCCATCATATTACACATGACTGTGTGATTGTGCAGGTGGACTGGCCCAGCTGTGATCTCTCTCTGTCGTCGCCCGGATTCAATTGCcgtgaaaaagaaatgtggcCGTCCTCTCCGCCCTTCCTGTCTCAGAGCACCAAAGCAGCAGGTGGCTTTCAGATGGTCTGCTCACTTCTGGGACTGGAGCTGAAATATGGAATAATGACCCGTGGAGGGGAGGACCTGGTCTGAGAGCCAGACAGGGTGCTCATTGGGGGGGAGATGGATTGGATTCAGGAGGACGGTTGGATTAATTCAATTAATATGGTTTCTGCTCTATATCATAAGAGGATTGTACTTTATTACGTTCAATCATGCTTTAGGTTTTTACGTGAGAATGGTCCCTTTGCATGGCTGAACAGCAGGTGGCAGTATGTATCTAATTTTCAAGGAAAGATCAAACCACAGTTTGTAACACAGTGGCCACACAGCAGTGCAGATAGTGTTTCTTGAGCCATATTGTGCCTATTAATGcatgctcactcacacacaggagCAGGGAGGAGCCCCGAGAGTAGTAAGTCATGTTAAACAGTCACACTCAACATTAACATCCCATTTTCTCTGCAACATAACAATCTGTGCATCATTAGGGAAGCAGTATTTCCCCAGGGTGAGAGTAGCAGCGAGAGGAAAACCAGAGGGGAAGAAACAACAGGAAGATAGTGAGCTGAGACGGCAGGGGAATGAAACAGTGATGGAGCAGGAAACAAGGGGGAGCCGTGGAGGGAGTGGGCCCTGATGTGACGCTAAGCAACCGGGGTGAAAAAAGGATAATGGAGATAGATCGTCTTCTCCTTtctctacttttatttttttccccacatagAGACACAGTCAAACGCAAGTGAAGGtcgagagggagaagagaatgTAGGCGATTCATCAGCGCTGTCGGTGTGCTGTCTGACTAATGAtcaaaaatcacacacacactcacagcttatgtcagctgtcagtcatcTTCTGATGGGGCAATGCGTTCCCCTAAAGACATCCGTCATTTGTGCTGAGCTAGTACTGATATTGCATTACTCCTAGCACAGCGTCGGCTCTAATATTCTATCttcctttttgtctttatgtAACTGCAGGAGACGTGGTGATGCTAGGTGTCTTCACAGGCAGAATGTGTTCCATGCAGAAACAATCCAAttgcagcattttattttttatacagttctcattttctttgttttttttgtatgaaatgtttttattcctaATTCAAAATGTCAGGCCCGTCAGGTCAGACTGTTTGTCTGGAGCCCCTAATGAATACTTTAATACCCTGTACTAGACACACTCACACCGTGCTTCCCATTAAATCCAATGGTGGCTGTAGCGTTTCACTATCTCGTGCAGTCAGACACTAATGTGTCGCATTGGAACCAGTTAATTGTTGTAGTGGACAATCAACTGACAACAAATTTACATATTAATGACTTCAGTGTGTTAACATGTTGCTAATTCCTTCATATTTCAGGTAAACAACTCAATACTTGTCCAAACAATGAATTGACGTGTACTTACACACAATTTCTGAGCCACCTGGCTTTCCATAAGGCtacgcacacacatttaatatgTCATCAGTGCTcgtgtgatgatgatggacgtaaaggaatataaaaatgtaatgcccCTCTGCATAATTAAAGGCTTAATCTTATGCAAAATTTAGTCTCAAGCTTTGAACACACGtacgtaacacacacacacacacacacacacacacacacacacacacacacacacacacacacacacacacacacatctgagtAAGATGAtcttcacaacacacacacttcttatGCCCACATTGATGTGCATCCATTGTTCTTACATGAATGTTATATCACTAAATGTCATATTCAAATAATGATTTCTATTATCCTGTATGGAGTGTTGATTCCCCAGTTtcattcaaaagaaaagatCATCAGTTAGCTAAAAGAAAACCATCATCACTTCCAGACCTTTTGCCTGTGCACACAGTGTGTATATAATCTACAGCCGGTCCTCAGAGACAGAATCCATTCCAACCTTCCTTCACCTCCACATATCAGGTGACAAGCAGTTCTGAAGAAGCATACTGGCAGCTTCAGGAGCACCTGCAGGGTTAACGTATGATCCATGTTGGCCCCATGTGGGAACAAAATGCATCTGTCTGTTTAATGCTGTCCAGGACAACAGCACCACTAATTAAGCCTCTAAATACACCCTACAGGTAAGTCATCTCCTCTCTAACACAGTCTGAACAAAAGATAAGATAGTGCTGCTCTATTGGGTTGCATTACATTAGACTCTAGGTTCAGTTAAACATTCTGACGCTGTAAAATCACAATTCTCAGTAGTCATAATGGACCCATAGCGATCATGCTTTAGTGTTTGCACTGCCTCCCTCAGCAGATGGCTCCACCACAGGAATGGGCTCCAAATCAACGAATCTCAGCCCAGCagctttctttctgtctttctctctgaccGTCTCTTCCTTTATGTTCtcgcattttctttttttttcctgcagtgtgTGCAGTTCTGGCCAGAAACCAGGGTGGCAGCCGGTGACACTTTTCAGTCCTCCCACCTGAGCATCAAAGCCCTTTTGTGGGCGTTGGAGTGAGGACAAGCCTGTCCTATAGactgcctcctcctcccaaaGCTCAAGAAGGAATAGtcggacagacagaaagacgaGAGGATAAAACAGGAGGGGgacttttgttttctgcaggaTGACTTGCATTATTTTTTCAGGAGATGAATTAcagtgcagacagagagactggaCTCTGGAGCAAAcaatgaaaagggaaaaactaATTTGATGCACCAAATCACTTAAATTCTGGAAGTTAGATAAACAGCAAACTCATTAACATAGTAGGAGTTACTGATGGTAGAAGTGATGTTTAAAGCAAACAGATCTCACCTCATTAGCTTAAAAAACATACCTAATGACACCCACACATTTGAGATGCAAGTCAATACCAAACCACCCCTTGGTGTAACCCTGTCTCCACGGCAACAGCTCAAGCTAACCTTGCCTAATTTGTACCATAAATATGCGGCAGGTGGAATGAAAATAATGCGGCACGCAGAGCTAACAGAGCGGCCGTGGAGAGAAACCTGGAGAGCTGGAGCAGAACAAATGACCACCAACCAAAGTCTGGCTGACTAATGTAACACAAGGAAAAGAGCATCATTATGGAAGACTGCTGTTTTCACTGAAAGTctctaaatatataataaacaaatatcgGCCTCGTTTGAGGTCCATATTTAAGGGGAGGCTCCAGCCTTTAATGTCCCCTTAATTTAGTTATTGATCGCAGACAGTGGCACCCGAAGGCTTCTCATTACAAGTCCAATCCATAATGTAAAATCTCCGTCAATCGTGAGTGATCCATCTTCTCCAGGTTCATCCGTGGGGACCAGCTGTTGTCATTTTCCACCAGAAAGCAACATTGATCTCATTCTTATATATTACAGACCTAAATAtgctcattattattattattcatgattGGTTAGGGGAGACTTGAATTACATGTTTGTCATCTTTATTTTGAATTACACATTCTTTTAGATATTATATTGAATCTGTTCTCAAATAACTTTCTTTTTCAGAAGAATTGGAAAATGAGGAAGTGAATGCATGTGTTAAGATGGTCACTCAGGGTTTCACACATCTCCCAACATTTATGAGCACATAAAGATAAGAGATGAAAGGGTAAATAAGGTTGGGAGAATACAGAGTTTGTTGCCTTGTATTGAACATTCATGGGTAAAGATGAAagattttattctgtttttgtatcAACTAAGTTCCAAATATTCATCAAGGAAAggatgatgatgttgttttgtATATACTTGGTATCCATGGTGATCTGTCAGTCACAGGACGGATCAATGGTTTGCATATAAGCAAAGCCTCGGACACCTTAGAGTCTAAGACTCACACActctgctcctgtgtgtgtgtgtgtgtgtgtgtgtgtgtgtgtgtgtgtgtgtgtgtgtgtgtgtgtgtgtgtgtgtgtgtgtgtgtgtgtgtgtgtgtgtgtgtgtgtgtgtgtgtgtgtgtgtgtgtgtgctgagtaAGTCTTCTGTCATGTTAGGTCAAAGGAAAACTCTTGATAATTCTTTTTCATCTCATTATTCAAACTCACGCTTTTCCCATAATGACATGTTTGTTGGTCAAGCGCACACACAGTATGTttgccacacacaaacacacaccaccatcTTCTACTCTCCAGGAGAAGTGCTGATGGTGCAGTCTCGTCTTCTCCCTTACCCACCCACCCCTCCTCTTTCCCAGCACACGTTTTCCGTCCCATGAATAATGCATCTGATTAATTAGGCTCGTCATTACAGTACATGGTCAACTGGAAACTCCCCTTTGTTCTAGTTCAAACATGAAATGGACcttttccttcctcccctccctcgcGGCGTCATTGTCGGCTGTGTGTTATGGATGAGAGGGAGGGCCCTGGGTATTTGTTGTGGCCCTCGGGATGTTGCACGGTATTGCGCGCGGGGATACAATGAAATAACAAGATAAGAAGATAAAAGCCTCGTGTCGGACTTCAAAGCGGAACGGCTGCTTGAATAGAAGCCCCGTGAAACGCGGTCTGCGCCTTGGTGATTTCAAAGAACAAGTGTGTGTTCGTGGAAGGCGGGAAGCTCCAACAGGATATGCAGACATGAGCTgttgcatacaaacacacaggtgcACATGTGACAgagggaatatatatatatatatagacacatatCACACAGAGTACTTGAACTGCAGCAGCTCGCCTCCTGGTGCTCCTTGTATATTAATACAGCGCCCTAGCTTACCCTCACTGGAACCATCAAGTTAAGCCATATTAATCCAAGCCCAGTCCGACTGCACTGCCTTTatcactctcctcctctacaaTGTCACAGGCGTGTTTAGCACTAAGTAACCTAAAGGTGTAAATCTCCCACAATCCTCTAATTCCTGGCAGACCACAAGTCTCCCCAGCTCAAGGTGCCGCCTGTGCAATAAATCTGCTCAGCAGTTATTGATCCATGCTGTGCTCACTAAGGTGGGCTGTCCCGGCACCTCAGAGACAGTAAAATGCACACAGGAACGCTCTTACTCTCTTATGACAGGAGGGAGGGGACAGTCAGAAGCTcgctttgtctctctctctctgtgacacaCTCACATGTTACAAGCTTTAATGCACTGCTCTCACACCATGAAGGCACTGGGAGGGTGTTGGGCGGTGGCCTCTGCATTGAGAATCCTTTGGCCTCTCATTGATCCAGGGCTTCAATAGCTCCGTATTGATCGTCCCTCTTCCCTTGTACAGAGATCACTCATGTACCTGTCCACTGATGCTCTGTGGACAAGGCAGTGATGGGCGAGGTTTAACACCCAAGGCTCTTATGCTAATTGGGAATGTGGCTCAAAGCGACAGCCTTTGAAATACCTGGAGATTTAAGCATCCTTAAACAGAAGAATGTCAGACCTAGTAAGacaatgcgtgtgtgtgtgtgtgctcactgcTCAGCCGCAAGCCGTGTCAGATGGCATTACTGTGATGTACAGTATCTGTGTGCACCTCAGTGGAGGCGTTTCTATGCCTgcaattgtttgtgtgtgtgtgtgtgtgtgtgtgtgacttgtcacttgtgtgtgtcattgtgtgtgtctgtgtgtgtgtttgtgtgtgtgtgtgattgtgagtaATGAAGCGCTGGCTGTCTTGCGGATGCTGTGTAATCATGCAAATCAGCACCACACTCATCCCCAGCGAGGATATTACAGGTGATGCTGGACAG
This genomic window from Anoplopoma fimbria isolate UVic2021 breed Golden Eagle Sablefish chromosome 11, Afim_UVic_2022, whole genome shotgun sequence contains:
- the LOC129098193 gene encoding LOW QUALITY PROTEIN: luc7-like protein 3 (The sequence of the model RefSeq protein was modified relative to this genomic sequence to represent the inferred CDS: deleted 2 bases in 1 codon), with protein sequence MLSAAQLLDELMGRDRNLAPDEKRCNVRWDDETKVCRYYLCGFCPAELFTNTRSDLGPCEKIHDENLRITYEKSSRFMKEGYERDFLRYLQSLLAEVERRIRRGHARLALSQAQQNAGGPGPSGKNEEKAQVLTEKIEDLVLQIEELGSEGRVEEAQGMMKLVEQLKEERELLSSTPSTIESFAAQEKQMEVCEVCGAFLIVGDAQSRVDDHLMGKQHMGYAKIKSTVEELKEKLRRRSEDPQGESPALKKDREDREREREEREKKRKEEEEKEKEREKEKEREKEKEKEKERERERDRERDRDRDRDRERDRDRRVRRSNSNSRHSSRASDRKRSRSRERRRSRSRDKERERERKRSRSRDRDRERRRSRERSDRKRRSRSRDRKRSRSSERKSHRHRSRSKDRDREEKRDRDRERSSKDKDRKVTEERSSSKKDKHSDGDAAAIKASSEAEPMETEAAASASAPRLNGQQELLQSEGDTQSN